A genomic segment from Xiphophorus maculatus strain JP 163 A chromosome 6, X_maculatus-5.0-male, whole genome shotgun sequence encodes:
- the LOC102237093 gene encoding glucagon family neuropeptides-like isoform X1, with translation MASSSKATLILLIYGILMHYSVFCTPIGLSYPKIRLENDAFDEDGNSLSDMGFDSDQLAIRSPPSLNDDAYSLYYPSEKRPERHAEEELGRALREILGQLTARHYLHSLMTVRAGDDNSMEEESEPLSKRHSDGIFTDSYSRYRKQMAVQKYLAAVLGRRYRQRVRNKGRRLAYL, from the exons TCTACGGAATCTTAATGCACTACAGCGTCTTCTGTACACCTATAGGACTAAGTTACCCTAAGATCAG ACTTGAAAACGACGCGTTTGATGAGGATGGCAACTCTCTGTCCGACATGGGCTTTGACAGCGACCAGCTTGCTATACGAAGCCCCCCATCTCTAAACGACGATGCGTACAGCCTGTACTACCCATCAGAAAAAAG ACCAGAAAGGCATGCTGAGGAAGAATTAGGTAGAGCCTTGAGGGAGATCCTGGGTCAGTTAACAGCGAGACATTATCTGCATTCTCTGATGACTGTTCGTGCAGG TGACGACAACAGCATGGAGGAAGAGTCAGAGCCCCTGTCCAAAAGACACTCAGATGGGATCTTCACCGACAGCTACAGCCGCTATAGAAAGCAGATGGCCGTGCAGAAATACCTGGCAGCGGTTCTGGGTAGAAGGTACAGACAGAGAGTTAGGAACAAAGGACGCCGGCTCGCCTATTTGTAG
- the LOC102237093 gene encoding glucagon family neuropeptides-like isoform X2 codes for MASSSKATLILLIYGILMHYSVFCTPIGLSYPKIRLENDAFDEDGNSLSDMGFDSDQLAIRSPPSLNDDAYSLYYPSEKSDDNSMEEESEPLSKRHSDGIFTDSYSRYRKQMAVQKYLAAVLGRRYRQRVRNKGRRLAYL; via the exons TCTACGGAATCTTAATGCACTACAGCGTCTTCTGTACACCTATAGGACTAAGTTACCCTAAGATCAG ACTTGAAAACGACGCGTTTGATGAGGATGGCAACTCTCTGTCCGACATGGGCTTTGACAGCGACCAGCTTGCTATACGAAGCCCCCCATCTCTAAACGACGATGCGTACAGCCTGTACTACCCATCAGAAAAAAG TGACGACAACAGCATGGAGGAAGAGTCAGAGCCCCTGTCCAAAAGACACTCAGATGGGATCTTCACCGACAGCTACAGCCGCTATAGAAAGCAGATGGCCGTGCAGAAATACCTGGCAGCGGTTCTGGGTAGAAGGTACAGACAGAGAGTTAGGAACAAAGGACGCCGGCTCGCCTATTTGTAG